CCACGCCGTGAGGGCCGAGATGAGTGTCACGGCGGCACGAACGTGGTCGACCGAGCGCGGCTTCGGCACGACCTCGGACGCCTTCGCGACGCAGTACTCGGCCTGGGCGCCGTCGCGGAACCAGTCGTTCATGCCGACACGGCGTCGCCCGGCGCCAGATCCGCGACGCCGGGCCCCACCGCGGCGATCTCACCCGAGAACTCGTGCCCCGAGGTGATCGGGAACGGTCGCGGTCCGCCCGCGCGCGTCGTCCACGTCGGCTCCCACTCGAGCTCGGTCGGTGTGACGGCCGCCGCGTGCACGCGGACGAGGACCTCCCCCGCTCCCGGCTCCGGACGTTGCGCGTCCTCGTAGATGAACGTCGCGGGGTCGGCCCGCGCGCGCAGGTGGACGGCCTTCATGCCGCCCTTATCCACCGGATCGAACGCGGCGCAAGATGGCAAGAACGTGCTCGAGGCTTGATGTACACGTGGGCGCTCCGCTCCAGACCCCAAGGAGGCTACGCGATGAGCCGAGAGAAGCTGGCCCGCGCAACGATGGCATGGCTCGCCCTCGGTGTGGCGCTGGTCGCGACGACGAACGCCGAGACGCCGAAGCCGAAGTCCGACCAGACCGCGCCCGCCGCGAAGCCCGGGCCCGCGCTCGAGCCGAAGGCGATCGAGATCCTGAAGGCGGCGAGCGCACGGCTCGCCGCGGCTCGCACGATGTCCTTCACGGCCGTCGCTTGGTACGAGAGCCCGAGCCGCATCGGGCCGGCGCTCGTCTACACGACGGCCTCCGAGGTGACGCTCCAGCGGCCCGACAAGCTCCGCATCATCACGGCGGGCGACGGTCCCGCCTCCGAGTTCTACTACGACGGGAAGGTGATGATGGCGTACGCGCCGGCCGAGAACCTGGTTGCGGTCGCCGACGCGCCGCCCACGATCGACGGTGCGCTGAAGGCGGCTTTCGACTCGGCGGCCATCTACTTCCCCTTCACCGACCTCATGGTGGCCGATCCGTACAAGGACCTCGCCGAGGGGCTCACGCACGCGTTCGTCATCGGGCAGTCGAAGGTGGTCGGAGGAACGACGACGGACATGGTCGCCATCGTCAGCGACGGGGTGTTCGCCCAGCTGTGGATCGGTGCCGACGACAAGCTGCCCCGCATGATCCGCGCCGTCTACGCCACCGACCCGTCGCGCCTGCGGCATCAGGTGGAGCTCTCGAACTGGAAACTGGACGGCGAGGTGGCCGCCGACAGCTTCACGTCGGCGCGTGCCGCGAGCGCGCAGAAGATCCAGTTCGCGCGTCCGGACCCGCCCGCCGGCGCAACTGCCAAGCCGGCGCCGAAGGGTGCAGCCTCCAAGGCCACGAAGTGACGAGGCGGAGGGGATCATGATGAGACATCCGACGATCATCGCCGTTGCCGGTCTGCTGATGGCCGCCTTCGCCGCTCGACCGGCTGCGGCCTACTTTCACGCGCAGGGCAACAAGAACTCCTGGAGCGCCCAGGGATCGCGCGGCACGGCATCGGGCGGCGATGGATCCTGGAGCGCGAGCGGCTATCGCGGCGGCTCGGCGTCCGGTGGCGACGGCTCGTGGAAAGCCACGGGCCCCAACGGCGGCACGGCGTCGGGTGGCGGCGGCTCGTGGCACGCCGACGGCGCCTACGGCGGGACCGCGTCGGGCGGAGGGGGCTACTGGCACGCGACCGGCGCGGGCGGCACGACCGCCTACGGCGGCTACAACACGTACCACGGCGGCTACGACCACTACTACGGCGGGACGTACAACACGTATCACCCGCCGACGACGGTGAACTACTACTCGTCGGGGTGCGGCAACTGCGGCGGCTGGTCCGCCGCCGGCGCCGCCGCTGCGGGCGTCGCAGTCGGCGCGGCTGTCGGCGCAGCGAGCGCGAACGCCGCTGCGCAGAACGCCTATGCGGCCGGGTACGCCGCCGGCACGTACTCGATGGGCGCCATCTACCCGGTGCTCCCGGCGAGCTGCCAATACGCGCAGGCCCTCAGTCTCTACGATTGCGGCGGCACCTGGTTCAAGCCGTCGTACGGAGCGAACGGGGTCTACTACCGCGTGGTGCCGGCGCCGTAGCGGGACGCGGGCGCGCTGCGCGCCGGGACGACCGGCGCCGCAGCCGCGTGCAGCTCACCGGCGAGCAGCTTTCGGTATTCGGCCGGCGAGCGTCCCGTCCATCGCTTGACCGCCTTCGCCAGCGCCGCGCCGTCGGCGAAGCCCACGCTGAGCGCCACCGCGTCGAGCTTGAGGCGCGGGTTCGTGAGCAACGCCTCGACGACCTCGCGCACGGCGGCGTCGCGCACCGTCCGGAAGGTCGCGCGCTCGTCGCGAAGGCCACGCTGGAGGCTCCGCTCGCTCATGCCGACACGGCGCGCGACGCTGGTGGTGTCGGCGCGATAGCCCGCGACCAGAAGCTGGCGCGCGACGCTCGCGACGCGCTCGCAGAGCGAGGAGGCGGGAACCGAGAGGCTCGCGAACTTCTCGATCTGCTCCGCGATCCGCGGGTTCCCGAACGGTGACGTCGCCTCGAGCTCGCGCCGCGGATAGACGATGCGGTTGTCCGGCTGCTCGAAGCGAGCCGCGCAGCCGAAGGCGTGCTCCACCTCGGCGCGGGTACCACCGTCGGCGTGGCGGAAGCGGACCTCGTCGAGCCGGAATCCTTCCCCGATCACACGGCGGATCGAACGGACGGTCGCCATGAGCAGGTAGTCGACGGGGTGGCGGCTGCGCTCGAACACCGGGGCACCGAAGTCGAACATCATGCTCGCGTGCTCGCCCTCGACCTCGCCCGACATGCGCAGCGTGTCGATGGTGAGCCGGCTGAAGCGCGCGACCTGGCGCATGCCGTCCTCGAGCCGGGGACTGGACATGAGCAGGTAGATCAGCGGGCCGCGTGGCTGCGCACGCCCGCCCGCGTGCAGGCCGATCACCGGGTCACCGGTGAGGCGCTCGGCCGCCGTGAAGATCCGCATCGCCGTCTCGCCCGGGAGTCGCACCTCCGGCACGCGCAGCGCCTCGAGGTCCAGGCCGGCCGCCGCGCAGAGGCCTGCCGGATCGAGCCCGACGGCCTTCATGGCGTCGAGGATGTCCAGGACGTGGATTCCGGCGATCGTCGGATCGGGCATCTGGCGCATTGTAACGCCAGATTGGCGCTTCCGGACAAGGCACCCGGTGGGCAGGCCTGGCTACACTCCGGGACACGCCGCGCGGCACGCGGCCATGGAGGTCAGCATGATCCACGCCCCTCGGAACGCGATCGCCTGGGCGCTCGCCATCGCCGTCGGCGCGACCCTGGCCGTGACGAACCCGGCCGGCGCGACGCCCGGCCCGTGGGCGCGCACCGAGACGCGCGAGCCGTGCGCGAGCTTCAACGTGACGCGCAATCCGTACTTCGGCGACACGCACGTCCACACCACGAACTCCGTCGACGCGGTCCTGTTCAACACCCTCAACACGCCGCGCGACGCGTATCGCTTCGCGCAGGGCGAGGCGATCGGTCTGCCGCCGTACGACACGCAGGGCAATCCGTCGCGCCTGATCCAGCTCGGTCGCCCGCTCGACTTCGCCGCCGTCACCGATCATTCGGAGGGCTTCGGCACGCAGAGTGTCTGCTTCCTGCCCGGCCTGCCCGGCTACGACTCGGCCGCGTGCCAGCAATTGCGGACGGCGTCGACGACGGCGAATCCGGCCCTCGTGCAGCAGGTCTTCCTGAACCTCCTCCTGCCGACCGTCATCGCCGACCCCGGAGTCCTGCCACCGAGCGTGTGCGGGGCGCCGCCTTTCGCCGACTGCGCCTCGCGCCAGTCGCTGTTCTGGCTCGACACGCAGGCCGCTGCCGAGGAGTTCTACGATCGCTCGGCGGCGTGCGGCTTCACGTCGTTCGTCGGCTACGAATGGACGGGGACGCCCGCCAACGCGAACCTCCATCGCAACGTCATCTTCCGCAACGACGTCGTGCCGAGTCTGCCGGTGACGTACATCGAGCAGCACCGGCCGCAGGGCCTGTGGGCCGCGCTCAAGGCGCAATGTCAGGACGTGCTTCCCGGCTGCGACTGGCTCGCGATCCCGCACAACTCCAACCTGAGCGGTCCGACCGGGCGCATGTTCCTGCCCGAGAACGCCGACGGCAGCCCGCTCACGGCAGCCGACGCCGCCACCCGCTCGGCGATGGAGCCGCTGGTCGAGATCTATCAGCACAAGGGCAGCTCGGAGTGCCGGCCCGGCGTCGACTCGACCGACGAGCAGTGCGGCTTCGAAGTAGTGAGCCGCACCGTCCTGATCGGTGCGGGCAATCCCGCGGGGCCGTTCCCGCGACTCGCCTTCGTGCGGAACGCGTTGAAGGAGGGGCTCGTGCAGGAGCAGCTCCTCGGCGCGAACCCGTTCCGCCTCGGCATCATCGCGTCCACCGACACGCACAACGGCTCGCCGGGCAACGTGCGCGAGGACAGCTACCACGGGCACGTGGGCGTGAACGACGACACCCCGGAGCGCGGGCAGTTGACGCTCACCGGCACGACGGCGCTCGGCGAGCACAGCCCCGCCGGCCTCGCCGTCGTCTGGGCCGAGGAGAACTCGCGTGACGCGCTCTTCGCCGCCATGCGGCGGCGCGAGACCTACGGCACGAGCGGCCCGCGCCATCTGGTGCGCTTCTTCGCCGGCAGGTACCCGGCGACCATGTGCGGCAGCTCGCAGCTCGCCACCATCGGCTATCGCGACGGCGCGACGATGGGGGCCGAGATCGGACCCATCAGCCAGTCGGGCCCCGTGTTCTCGGTCCTGGCGGTGAAGGATCCGGGCGATCCCGGGCGTCCCGGCACGCCGCTCCAACGCATCCAGATCATCAAGGGCTGGGTGGACGCGACCGGCGCGGCACAGGAGAAGGTCTTCGACGTCGCCGGCGATGCGAACCAGGGCAGCGTCGACACGGCGACCTGCGCCACGAGCGGGACCGGGCCGGATTCGCTCTGCGCGACGTGGAAGGATCCCGAGTTCGATCCTTCGCAGCGCGCCTTCTACTACGCCCGCGTGCTCGAGAACCCGACCTGTCGCTGGAGCCAGTACGTGTGCAACCAGTACGCGGTCGACTGCAGCAATCCGGCGTCCGTCCCCTCGTTCCTGGCGCTGTGCTGCGAGCCGCGCATCCCGAAGACGATCCAGGAGCGGTCGTGGTCGTCGCCGATCTGGTACCGTCCGGAGGGTCTGGCGCAGGTCCGCTCGACGGTCGTGTTCGGTGCGACGCCGGGAAGCGACCGCCTGAAGCTCACCGCGAAGCTCGGCCCGGGGATCGCACACGACCTCGCGACGCAGGACCTTCGCGTGACCGTGCGCGACGACGACGACATCCTCGACGCGACGATTCCCGCCGGCACGCTGCGCAACGGCAAGGCACGCGACGTCGCCGGACTCGACCTCGTCCGGTTCTCGCAGAGGGGTACGGGACCCGCGCGACTCTCGATCAAGGGCGCGCGGTCGAACCTCGCGAACGCGGACCGCTCCGACCACATGGTCGACGTGGAGATTCGCATGGGCTCGTTCGTGGTCCAGCAGAGCCGCCTCTGGACCCTCCACGGGAACGCGCTGGGAACGCGCTAGGCCATGCGCTGGCTTCGCAAGCCGCCGCTGCATTTCGCGGCGATCGGTATGGCGCTCTTCGGGCTCGAGCGCTGGGTGACGCCGACTCCGCAGCCCGAGCGGCCGACGGCGATCGTCACCGCCGCGCGACTGGAGCAACTCGAGGGCGATGCCCGGCGATCGGCCGGCGGGCCGCTCGATCGCGCGGCACTCCTCGATCGCGCCATCGAGGAGGAGATCCTCTTCCGTGAGGCGATCGCACGCGGCATCGATCGCGACGACCAGTCGATCCGCTTCCGCCTGTCGGAGAAGATGCGCTTCCTCGCCGAGAGCGAGGGCGGCCCCGAGCCGGAGGGCAGCACCGACCTCTATCGGCAGGCGCTGGCGCTCGGGCTCGATCGCGAGGATCCGCTCGTGCGGGGCATCCTCGTGCACAAGATGCGGCTCCTCCTGAAGCGCACCGACGGCGAGACCCCTCCGACCGACGAGGCGCTGCGGGCGTACCTCGATCGGCACCGCGACCGCTATCTGCAGCCGGCGCGCGTGACGTTCGACCACGTCTACCTGGCGCGCGAGCGGCGCGCCGCGGGCATCGATGGCGACGCGCAGCGCCTACTGATCGCGCTGCGGACCCGGGCCACGCCGCCCGACGTCGCGCGGCTGGGTGATCCCTTCCCCCTCGGGTCGCACGTCCAGGCGCAGTCGGCGCGGGACGTGGCCCGCGTCTTCGGCACGGAGTTCGCCGCGGCCGTGCTCGACCTCGAGCCGGGTACGTGGTCCGCGGTGCGCTCGCCCTACGGCATCCACCTGGTGCGGGTCTCCGAGCGGGAGGAGGAACGCATGCCCGACCTCGACACGGTCCGCTCGCGCGTGCGCGCCCAGCTCCTCGAGGAGCGGCAGGAAGAGCGGCTCGCGCGCGAGGTGCAGGCGCTACGCGAGCGCTACGCGGTGCGTGTCGAAGCGGCGACGGGAGGGGAAGGATGAGGCTCCTCGCGCCGATTGCGGCCGGGCTCGCCGTCACCGCGACGCTCGCCGGAGCGCATGCGATGGCGCCGGCCCTGCTCGAGATCGCCGAGCAGGGATCGAGCCTCTTCACCGTGACCTGGAAGACGTCGCTCATGGCGCCCACCGGCGTCACGTTGCAGCCGATCCTCCCGGCCGACTGCGCCGACGAGACGGCGCGGACGGAGACGCCGGGGGTCGAGAGCATCACGACGCGGTGGACGGTCCGCTGCACGCGCGGCCTCGCGGGCGGCACCGTCGGCGTCGACGGGCTCGCCACCGGCAAGACCGACGCGCTGGTTCGCATCGCATTCGCCGACGGGCGGCGGATCCAGGGCGTCGTGCGCGCGAGCGAGCCGCGCCTGTCCATCCCCGCGCGTCCCGCGCCGTGGGCCGTGCTCGCGAGCTATGGGAAGCTCGGCGTCGAGCACATCCTCACCGGTCCCGACCATCTCCTGTTCGTGCTCGGCCTGCTGTTGATCGTCATGACGCCCCGGCTCCTCGTGAAGACGATCACCGCCTTCACGCTGGCTCACAGCGTCACGCTCTCGCTCGCGATCCTCGGCGTCGTCGCCTTCCCATCGCGCGTGATCGAGGTCGGCATCGCGGCGAGCGTCTTCCTGCTCGCCGTCGAGCTCACGCGCGCCGCCCCGCCGTCGGCGACCTGGCTGCGGCGCGCGCCGTGGATCGCGGCGGGCGCCTTCGGCCTGCTGCACGGGCTCGGCTTCGCGGGCGCGCTCGCCGAGGTCGGGCTTCCGGCCGGCGAGATTCCGCTGGCGCTCTTCTCGTTCAACCTGGGCATCGAGGTGGGGCAGCTCGCCTTCGTCGCGCTGGTATCGGCCGCCGGGTGGCTCGTCGTCCGTACGTTCGCGCGCCGGCCTGTCTGGCTGACGCTCGCACCGGCGTACGTCATGGGGTCGCTCTCGGCTTTGTGGTGTCTCGAGCGCGCGGCGCTCCTCGTGGTGGGCCGGTGACGCGCCATGTATCTTGCCATTTCACGCCGTTTCCCCTAGGGGCCACCGCTGCTGGCTGGAGAAGGGGCTCCGATCGTGTCCAAGTCGATTCCACTCGTCCGTGTCGCAGTTCTCCGACCCGTCATCGATCTGCTCCTGAAGGTCGACGCCGACGTCCGTGCTCTGCTGCGCGAAGCCGACATGCCCGTCGGAATCCTCGCACGCGAAGAGTCGCTGATGCCGCTGCATCAAGCGATCCGCTTCATCGAATTGGCGGCGCGACGCGAGGGCATGGAGTATCTCGGGCTCAGCGCTGGCCTGCGCGCCTCGATCGAGAGCCTGGGCACCTTCGGTCGCATCCTCCGCGGGGCCGCTACGCTCGAAGAAGGGCTCGCGCGGCTCTTCGCCGTCAATGCCGCATTCAACTCGGGGGAGCGCTGGTGGCTCGTTCCGGACGGGGATCGCGTCCGGCTCTGTCACCACCTGGTCGAGCCCATCGATCGCGCCTATCGGCAGGCCGACCAGTACACGCTCGGCATGATCATCACCCTGGTGCGCCTGGCCGGCGGGCGGGCGTGGACGCCCGACGAGATCCAGCTCCAGGCGCCGGGCTCGGGCGATCACCTGGCCTATGGCCCGCTCGAGCGGGTTCCCGTCCGCTTCGACCAGAAGGCGATGGTCCTGACCTTCCCCAGCGCGCTTCTCGCCCGGCGCCTTCGTCCCGCTCCCGACGCGACGCCGGATCGGGCAGAGGTCGATCACTGGTTCGCGTCGGCACCGGCGAAGGATTTCGTCCGCTCGGTCCAGCAGGTGATCGCCAGCCTGATGCCGACGTCGGGACAGTTGCGCATCGGCACGGTGGCGAACGCGCTGTGCATGAGCGTGCGCACGCTGCAACGGCAGTTCGCCGAGCACGGCCTCTGCTTCGAAGGGCTGGCGCGCACGGACCGTTTGCGGTGCGCGGCCGATCTGCTGGCACGAACCGACTGCCGCGTGCTCGATATCGCGCTCGACCTCGGCTACTCGGATCACGCGCACTTCACGCGCGCGTTCCGGCGCTGGACCGGCGTCGCGCCGCTGGCCTATCGGCGGGCTTGCCGGAATCGCGTCGCGGAGCATATCCAGGAAACGACCATCGATGTGGAGCCGGTGCTCGCCCTCGGCGCGACGCCGTAGACGTCTTGCCATTTCGCGCCATGCCTGATCGCGACGTGGGGCGCGGCGACGCTGGTTTTGGCCGCCACCCTCGTGTTACCGAGCACGGGTGTACAATCAGCCGCTCGCCGATCCCCGGCTGATCGCCTGTCCGCACTGCGATCTGCTGCAGCGCCTTCCGGATCTCGGACCCGGCGCATCGGCGCGCTGCCCGCGCTGCGACGAGGAGCTATGGCGACACCGCGCCGACTCGCTCGATCGCACGCTCGCCCTCGCGCTGGCGGCGGCCATTCTCTACGTGGTCGCCAACGCCGTGCCGATGCTCGGTCTGTCGGCGGTCGGCCACCAGGCGTCCACGACCGTGCTCGGCGGCGCCCAGCAGCTCTGGGACGACGGGCGGCAGGTCGTCGCCGCCCTCGTCCTGTTCACTGCCGTGGTCGCGCCGGCGCTCCAGATCGGGTTCATGCTCGCGATCGTGCTCGCCGTCCGGCACAGGCGGCCGCCGCGCTGGGTCGCCGCCCTGCTCCGCCATCATCCGACCACCATCACGTGGAGCATGATCGAGGTGATGATGATCGGCGTACTCGTGGCGCTCATCAAGATCGCGGACTATGCGACGATTGTTCCCGGGCTCGCCCTCTATGCGCTCGCCCTGCTCGTCCCGCTGCTGGCGGCGATGCAGGCGACCTTCGACCCGCGCGAGGTGTGGACCCGGGTCGAATGGGAGTCGAGCGAGGCGCAGCCGTGAGCGCCGTGCTGACGGCGATGCAGCAGGGGCTGCAACGGTGCGAGGGATGCGGCCTCGTCTCGCGTCCGGCGGCGGGCACGGTCGAGGGATGGTGCCCACGCTGCGGCGACGAGCTGACTTTCCGGAAGCGGGAGAGCCTGCAGCGCACATGGGCCTTCGTCATCGCTGCCGCCGTCTGCTACGTGCCGGCGAATCTCCTTCCCGTTCTCACGACCACGACGGCCGCCGGCGCCGACTCGGACACGATCCTGCAGGGCGTCGTGCTGCTCTGGTCGCCGACGGGATGGCCGCTGTCGCTGATCGTCCTCTTCGCCAGCATCATGATCCCGAGCGCGAAGATCGTCGCGCTCGTCTACCTGCTGGTGACCGTGCAGCGCGGATCGATCGAGCACAACACCCAGCGCATCCGCCTCTACCGGATGATCGAGCTCATCGGCCGCTGGTCCATGGTCGACGTCTTCGTCGACACGTTCACGGCGGCCCTGGTGCAGCTCCAGCCGCTCATGTCGGTGGCGCCGGCGTCCGGTCTGTTCTTCTTCGCCGCGGTCGTCGTGCTGACGATGCTCGCGGTGGAATCGTTCGATCCCCGCCTCATCTGGGATCCCGCAAGTGCGAGAGGAGTGCAGCATGCCTGAAGGTGACAGGCCGTCCGGGCTCGCGCCCGAGTCGCGGACGGTGACGAAACGGCAGACGCGGATCTCGCTCGTCTGGATCGTGCCGATCGTGGCGGCGCTCGCCGGCGCGTGGGTCGCCGTCACCAGGATCCTCGCCGAGGGGCCGAAGATCACGATCGTCTTCGACACGGCGGAGGGTCTCGAGGCGGGCAAGACCAAGGTCCACTACAACGGCGTCGAGGTCGGCTCGGTCACCGGCATCCGGCTCTCGGACGATCACCAGCGCGTCGTCGCCACCGTGGACATGGTCCCGAAGACGGAGGACATGCTCGTCGACGACACGCACTTCTGGGTCGTCCGACCGCGCATCTCGGGGGCCAACATCTCGGGGCTCGGCACGCTCATCTCCGGCGCTTACATCGGCATGGAGATCGGGAAGTCGGACATCAGAAAGCGCGATTTCGTCGCCCTCACGGTGCCGCCGATCGTGACCGAGAACGTCGAGGGCCGCTTCTTCGCCCTCAAGACCCCCGAGCTGGGCTCGCTCGAGACCGGAACGCCGCTGTACTTCCGGCGGCTGCAGGTCGGCAAGGTCGTCTCGTACAAGCTCGATCCCGACGGCCACTCGCTGACCGTCAAGGTATTCGTCAACGCGCCCTACGATCGCTTCGTCACGACGGACACCCGCTTCTGGCAGGCGAGCGGCGTCGACGTGTCGCTGTCGGCGAGCGGCCTCAGCGTGCAGACGCAGTCGCTCCTCTCGATTCTCATCGGCGGCATCGCATTCGAGACTCCCGAGGCGGACGCCGCGAGCCAGCCGGCCGCGGCCGACACCGTGTTCAACCTCTTTTCGGATCGCACCCAGGCCTTCAAGCCGCCACGCGGCGATCCGCAGACCTGGGTGCTCGTCTTCAACCAGAGCGTGCGCGGGCTCACGCGCGGCGCGCCCGTCGAGTTCCGGGGCATCCCGATCGGCGAGGTCACGGACATCCGGTCGCACTTCGATCAAGCCAAGGCGGATTTCTCCGTCTGGGTGACGGTGCACGTCTACCCGGAGACGTTCGGCGGGGAGGCCATCGAGGGAACGGTCAATCCCGAGGCCCGCCGCAAGACGATCGACGCGTTCCTGGCGCGCGGGCTTCGTGCCCAGCTCCGGTCGGGGAGCCTCCTCACCGGAGCCATGTTCGTCGCCATCGACTTCTTCCCCGACGCGGCGCCGGTGACCGTCGACTGGTCGCAGACGCCGCTGCGCTTCCCGACCACGCCCGGCGCGCTCGAGGCGACCGAGGCGACGGTCGTGCGGATCGTCGACAAGCTCGACAAGATCCCGCTCGACAAGATCGGCGACGAGGTCTCGAAGGCGCTGGTCGAGCTGAACCTCACGCTCGATTCGGCGCGCCGCACGCTCGACACCGCCGACAAGATGATCGCGCCCGACGCGGGGCTACGCGTGGAGCTCGCCGACACGCTCGACGAGGTCGCACGCGCGGCGCGGGGGATCCGCATTCTCGCGGACTATCTCGAGCGCCATCCCGAGTCGCTGATCCGCGGTAAGCCGGGGGACAAGTGATGACACGTATCGGACAGTTGCTTTCGATC
This sequence is a window from Candidatus Eisenbacteria bacterium. Protein-coding genes within it:
- a CDS encoding MlaD family protein; the protein is MPEGDRPSGLAPESRTVTKRQTRISLVWIVPIVAALAGAWVAVTRILAEGPKITIVFDTAEGLEAGKTKVHYNGVEVGSVTGIRLSDDHQRVVATVDMVPKTEDMLVDDTHFWVVRPRISGANISGLGTLISGAYIGMEIGKSDIRKRDFVALTVPPIVTENVEGRFFALKTPELGSLETGTPLYFRRLQVGKVVSYKLDPDGHSLTVKVFVNAPYDRFVTTDTRFWQASGVDVSLSASGLSVQTQSLLSILIGGIAFETPEADAASQPAAADTVFNLFSDRTQAFKPPRGDPQTWVLVFNQSVRGLTRGAPVEFRGIPIGEVTDIRSHFDQAKADFSVWVTVHVYPETFGGEAIEGTVNPEARRKTIDAFLARGLRAQLRSGSLLTGAMFVAIDFFPDAAPVTVDWSQTPLRFPTTPGALEATEATVVRIVDKLDKIPLDKIGDEVSKALVELNLTLDSARRTLDTADKMIAPDAGLRVELADTLDEVARAARGIRILADYLERHPESLIRGKPGDK